The following coding sequences lie in one Acropora palmata chromosome 3, jaAcrPala1.3, whole genome shotgun sequence genomic window:
- the LOC141877240 gene encoding cyclin-dependent kinase 10-like yields MEKEPDNQGILLTSIKTLEKIIVPKEHCYGSCRPVTEFEKLNRIGEGTYGVVYRARDTVSDEIVALKKVRMEKEKDGIPLSGLREISLLLHLEHKNIVQLKEVVVGKHLDSIFLVMEYCEQDLASLLDNMASPFKEAQIKCLILQLLHGVQYLHDQFIVHRDLKVSNLLLNGKGVLKIADFGLARTFGYPYKPMTPIVVTLWYRAPELLLGSKVQTTAVDMWAVGCIFGELLGNKPLMTGKSEINQFQLIVDLLGTPSDQLWPGFSSLPGTKSMNFKQQPYNNLKHKFSWLSPAGLTLINHMLMYDPCKRASAVECLQNSYFVEKPLPVEPDMMPTFPEHRNRNHGKRSSDRQAGEKRPVTHESDQAFRGGFSGFGPQLPQAKKRK; encoded by the exons ATGGAAAAAGAGCCTGACAATCAAGGAATTCTCTTGACATCAATTAAAACACTTGAAAAGATTATAGTCCCAAAGGAGCATTGCTATGGCAGCTGCAGACCAGTCACagagtttgaaaaactcaatCGAATCGGAGAAGGAACATATGGCGTGGTCTATCGGGCCAGAGATACTGTCTCTGATGAAATAGTTGCTCTGAAGAAAGTCCGTatggaaaaagagaaagatgGTATACCTCTAAGTGGATTGCGAGAGATAAGTCTGTTGTTGCATCTGGAACACAAGAATATTGTTCAACTCAAAGAAGTAGTTGTGGGTAAACATTTGGATAGCATCTTCCTTGTTATGGAGTATTGTGAGCAGGATTTAGCTAGCTTGTTGGACAACATGGCATCACCATTCAAAGAGGCACAGATTAAATGCTTGATATTGCAGCTTCTTCATGGAGTGCAATATCTGCATGATCAGTTTATTGTTCATAGAGATTTAAAAgtatcaaatcttttgttgaaTGGGAAAGGAGTTCTTAAAATAG CTGACTTTGGCCTGGCCCGTACATTTGGTTATCCCTATAAGCCTATGACTCCAATCGTGGTAACCCTGTGGTACCGTGCCCCTGAACTGCTTCTTGGCTCCAAAGTACAGACCACAGCTGTGGACATGTGGGCCGTGGGCTGCATTTTTGGTGAACTTCTGGGAAACAAGCCGTTGATGACTGGAAAATCAGAAATCAACCAATTTCAACTTATTGTGGATTTATTAGGAACACCCAGTGATCAATTATGGCCTGGATTCTCGAGCCTGCCGGGGACAAAATccatgaatttcaaacagcaGCCTTACAACAATCTCAAACACAAGTTCTCTTGGTTGAGCCCCGCGGGACTAACCCTTATAAATCATATGCTGATGTACGACCCGTGTAAACGGGCCTCGGCTGTCGAGTGTCTACAGAATTCATATTTTGTAGAAAAGCCACTTCCGGTGGAACCAGATATGATGCCGACGTTTCCCGAACATAGGAATCGGAACCATGGCAAACGTTCTTCGGATCGTCAAGCGGGAGAGAAACGCCCCGTAACGCATGAGTCAGACCAAGCGTTTCGTGGAGGGTTTTCTGGGTTCGGACCTCAGCTTCCACAggcgaagaaaagaaaatga
- the LOC141877970 gene encoding ankyrin repeat domain-containing protein 27-like isoform X2: MDAVHAIYTRAMQTVLKNAQLRKLAQHNNSYMENVKLAIETYVMDKLHDQLFKGISSIVGKEDVLLNKTTRNLADIQVKDLGVKEQLCPNLPRGKRALSSLNKYKSPLEKFHCLKKVVTILTDRKMKSQSDAEEAITVDDFLPALIFLVIKSDIPNWLANITFLHNFHFSMRGQNEFQFFLSSIEAAVEHIRGGSVNDIRKGLSPAKFMPSPWLLEEKDGPNEKTALEKLFEFASNGNEEEIGKLLSEPGVAREKLLCHPLCSCDKCEKLHIRKRHDPSAVTVFSRDDLGRTVLHVASEYGRSYLILKLIKRGAVVNAMDYLGTTALHLACQRGQDNAALMLLHYKADVNAPDNDGNTPLHLCTANGHEKCTKAMIHFDMQFNVLKMNAANEHGDTPLHLASRWGYADIVRLLLENGASLEARNKDKSTPLDSSYNKQVTEILLVAIAKASEEQEKMLSSPKQSKSVTKHPLTQAQKFPKPTSKDQEKAKEIDQFMRIVAEEDVEMVRFKLGSSDDEEDEEDSGERPHSEQDLCHPLCQCDKCSKWQKKLREATEKIIHANVRNAEGMTPLHVAAIRGFDEMTSLLLRRGAQTDVKNYTQRRAPLHFACQYNHPRVAGLLLSHQAKENIKDYKGNTPLHLCCFAGHLDPAVILLGHGAGINATNDVGDTPLHVAARFNLVKHVILFLENGASVTIRNKKELTPLQCAQRDDVIRALDQAEGFNYNARRNKLTYSDYRSHNSGFIDSKTPPNHRSNLVPTHSNSSAAKKQPFSVPSPSDPTRVAQFRDDSSAEALKPHERLNKLFERLEKGHVERLQDIGKAVKSFDRRRSLRKIQTIDKSSPLMDFQLKHQLSIHHFDHSSLRKVQTRDHSQLITRGERVEVMDVKNEDNGDDAST; encoded by the exons ATG GATGCAGTTCATGCCATTTACACCAGGGCAATGCAAACAGTCCTCAAGAACGCACAGCTT AGGAAGCTTGCTCAACATAATAACAGTTATATGGAGAATGTGAAGCTGGCTATTGAG ACATATGTGATGGACAAACTTCATGATCAACTTTTTAAAGGGATTAGTTCAATTGTGGGAAAAGAA GATGTGTTATTAAATAAAACCACACGAAACTTGGCAGATATTCAAGTAAAAGATTTGGGAGTGAAGGAACAGCTTTG CCCAAACTTGCCAAGGGGAAAAAGGGCACTTTCATCTCTCAATAAG TACAAATCCCCTCTTGAAAAGTTTCACTGTCTGAAGAAAGTTGTGACTATCCTGACAGATAGAAAGATGAAATCTCAAAGTG ATGCAGAAGAGGCCATAACTGTGGATGATTTTCTTCCCGCTTTGATTTTCTTAGTGATTAAATCTGACATTCCCAATTG GCTGGCAAACATCACCTTCTTGCACAATTTCCATTTTTCCATGCGGGGACAAAATGAGTTCCA GTTTTTCCTGTCATCTATTGAGGCAGCAGTGGAGCACATAAGAGGAGGCTCAGTGAATGATATTCGAAAGGGTCTTTCACCTGCCAAG TTTATGCCGTCACCTTGGCTTCTTGAGGAAAAGGATGGACCAAACGAAAAAACAGCTCTCGAGAAACTTTTTGAG TTTGCATCCAATGGAAACGAAGAGGAGATCGGAAAGTTATTATCCGAGCCGGGTGTTGCCCGAGAAAAGCTGTTGTGTCATCCTCTATGTTCTTGTGACAAATGTGAAAAGTTACACATAAG AAAGCGCCATGACCCGTCAGCTGTAACAGTGTTTTCTAGAGACGATCTGGGAAGAACAGTTTTGCACGTCGCGTCAGAGTATG GTCgttcttatttaattttaaagctGATCAAACGAGGTGCTGTGGTCAACGCTATGGATTATCTGGGAACAACAGCGTTACATTTAGCCTGCCAAAGAGGACAGGACAATGCTGCT ttgaTGTTGCTGCATTACAAAGCTGATGTGAACGCTCCTGATAATGATGGAAATACGCCATTGCACCTTTGCACTGCGAATGGACACGAAAAG TGTACCAAGGCGATGATCCATTTTGATATGCAATTCAATGTCTTAAAAATGAACGCCGCTAATGAACATGGAGACACACCGCTCCACCTAGCGTCACGCTGGGGTTATG CTGATATTGTTCGCCTGTTGCTTGAAAATGGCGCCTCTCTTGAGGCACGAAACAAAGACAAATCTACTCCACTGGATAGTTCGTACAACAAGCAG gTAACAGAAATTCTCCTTGTGGCTATAGCGAAAGCTAGCGAAGAACAAGAGAAAATGTTATCAAGTCCTAAACAG TCGAAATCAGTCACCAAACACCCGCTGACCCAGGCCCAGAAATTCCCAAAGCCTACGTCAAAGGAtcaagaaaaagcaaaagag ATTGACCAATTTATGCGTATAGTAGCTGAGGAAGATGTGGaaatg GTACGGTTTAAACTTGGTTCTAGCGACGACGAAGAAGATGAGGAGGACTCAGGCGAGCGGCCACATTCAGAACAGGATCTCTGTCATCCGTTATGTCAGTGTGACAAATGCAGTAAATGGCAAAAG AAATTGCGTGAAGCGACTGAAAAAATCATTCACGCCAATGTTAGGAACGCAGAGGGCATGACGCCTCTACATGTTGCCGCTATTCGAGGATTCGACGAAATGACAAGCCTGCTGTTACGACGAGGAGCACAAACAGATGTCAAGAACTACACTCAGCGGAGAGCACCATTGCATTTTGCCTGCCAGTACAATCATCCAAGG gTTGCTGGTCTTCTGCTGAGCCACCAAGCAAAAGAGAACATCAAGGATTATAAAGGGAATACGCCACTTCACCTGTGCTGTTTTGCGGGACATCTGGATCCCGCTGTTATCCTGTTGGGG CATGGAGCAGGCATTAATGCAACGAATGACGTGGGAGACACCCCACTTCACGTAGCAGCCAG gttTAACCTTGTCAAACATGTTATTCTGTTTCTGGAGAACGGCGCGTCTGTGacaataagaaacaaaaaagagttgACACCTTTACAGTGTGCTCAA CGTGATGACGTGATACGAGCCTTGGACCAAGCAGAAGGTTTCAATTACAACGCCAGAAGAAATAAACTGACTTACAGTGATTACAGGTCGCATAATTCTG GTTTTATCGATTCGAAGACTCCACCAAACCATCGATCCAACTTAGTACCAACCCATTCCAATTCTTCAGCGGCCAAGAAACAGCCATTCTCTGTCCCCAGTCCCTCTGACCCAACTAGAGTCGCTCAATTCAGAGATGACTCTAGTGCTGAAGCGCTCAAGCCTCACGAGAGATTAAACAAACTGTTTGAGCGCTTGGAGAAAGGTCATGTTGAGAGATTACAAGACATTGGCAAGGCGGTGAAATCTTTTGATAG ACGACGATCCCTGAGGAAAATACAGACGATTGATAAAAGCTCGCCGCTGATGGACTTCCAGCTCAAACATCAA CTATCCATACATCATTTCGACCACTCTTCTCTGCGTAAAGTTCAAACAAGAGACCACAGTCAACTAATCACAAGGGGAGAGAGAGTTGAGGTGATGGACGTCAAAAACGAAGACAACGGAGATGATGCTAGCACCTGA